TGCCCGACGCGCTCGTGTCGTCGTTCGCCGACATCACGGCCATGGCCACGGCCGTGCCGACGCCCACCGTGGCGAGCGCGCCGCCGACTATGAGCAGCAGTCTCTTGCGCCGGTTGCGCGTCTCCGCCTGGTCGGCGAGCGCGGCCCAGTCCGGGGTCTCGTCGTCGACGTTGCCGCCCCACGGCTGCTGCGATTGCGGTTTCCAGGGATCCCACTGGGACTGGGGTCCCCCCTGCCCAAAGCTCATGGGACGCATCCTAGACGGGGCAACGGGCGTACGGGTGCGCCTCAATGAGCCCTGGAGCAACTGACGTTGGGTGTGTCACGGTAAGTATTTCCGCCGTCGCTTTCCGCGCCCGCTCCGGTCCCGCCGACCGCGTTTTGACCCGTCCGGGGCGGCGCGGGTACTCTTACGGTTTGTTATGCGTATCGGCTTGGTCCTTACCGGACGAGAGGCCCTTACGTAGGTTCCCTGGAGCAGTTACCAGTGGGCGGCATACGGGCAGGGTCCCCGGCATTGTCGTCCCCAGCTGCACGATCGCTTCAGTGATGCCATGTGTCAGGCCCTATCCACTGAAGAAGTGAAGGCTACGAAGTGCGTACGTACAGCCCCAAGCCCGGCGATGTGACTCGCCAGTGGCACGTCATCGACGCCCAGGACATCGTCCTCGGTCGTCTGGCCACCACTGCGGCGAACCTCCTCCGCGGCAAGCACAAGCCGACCTATGCCCCGCACATGGACATGGGCGACTTCGTCATCATCATCAACGCCGACAAGGTTCACCTGTCCGGCAACAAGAAGACCCAGAAGCTGGCGTACCGCCACTCCGGTTACCCGGGTGGTCTGCGCTCCGTCCGCTACGACGAGCTGCTGGCGAAGAACCCCGAGAAGGCCGTCGAGAAGGCCATCAAGGGCATGATCCCCAAGAACACCCTGGGCCGTCAGATGATCAGCAAGCTGAAGGTCTACTCGGGCGACCAGCACCCGCACGCTGCCCAGCAGCCGGTGCCGTTCGAGATCACCCAGGTCGCGCAGTAGTTCCGGCCACACACCCCCTAAGACAGAAAAGAATCTGAGGAGAACCGTGGCCGAGACCACCGTTGAGCAGCCGGTCGAAGAGACCGAGACCGAGCTCGTCGACATCGAGAGCTACACCACCGAGTCCGACGTCCCCGTCGAGGGTGAGTACACGTCGGAGTCGCTCGCCGGCCGCTTCGGCGACCCGCAGCCGGCCGCCGGCCTGGGCCGTCGCAAGAACGCCATCGCGCGCGTCCGCATCGTGCCCGGCACCGGCAAGTGGAAGGTCAACGGGCGCACGCTCGAGGACTACTTCCCGAACAAGGTCCACCAGCAGGAAGTCAACGAGCCCTTCAAGGTGCTCGAGCTGGACGGCCGCTACGACGTCATCGCCCGCATCTCGGGTGGCGGCGTCTCCGGTCAGGCCGGTGCCCTGCGCCTCGGCGTGGCCCGCGCGCTGAACGAGGCCGACGTGGACAACAACCGCGCCGCCCTCAAGAAGGCCGGTTACCTCCGTCGCGACGACCGTGCGGTCGAGCGCAAGAAGGCCGGTCTCAAGAAGGCCCGCAAGGCCCCGCAGTACAGCAAGCGCTAAATCGCGCCTGCGGGGGCCTGTCCGGCGGATCAGGTCGCAGTGCACCCGGGGTTCCTTCCGAACTCCGGGGAGCGCGGCTTGGTGCGTGCAGCTGCAAGGCGGAGGAGGGAGTCGACGCGGAGCGTCGGCGACCGACGACAACGCCGCAGATGCGCGTGCCAAGCCGCGCGTCTGCGACAGGATCCGCCGGACAGGCCCCAGTACTCCGAACGCCCCGGCGGCACGCCACTCGTGCCGTCGGGGCGTTCGTTTATCACAGCCGGGGGCGTATAACGGCACAAGACGCTCAAAGGCTTGTGTGATCGGATGAACAGGCATCGTATGTCTGGAACGCGGGAATTCGGCGTTGCGGGACTTTCAGCGGTGCGGGACTTTCAGCTTTGCAGGACTTCGGCCTTGCAGGACTTTCGCCTTCCTCAGGAGGACAAGTGGGACGACTCTTCGGCACGGACGGCGTGCGCGGTGTCGCCAACGCGGATCTGACGGCCGAGATGGCCCTCGGGCTCTCCGTCGCGGCGGCGCACGTACTCGCCGAGGCGGGTACCTTCGCTGGCCACCGGGCGACGGCCGTGGTCGGGCGGGACCCGCGCGCGTCCGGGGAGTTCCTGGAGGCGGCGGTGGTCGCCGGCCTGGCCAGCTCGGGAGTGGACGTACTGCTCGTCGGTGTGCTGCCCACCCCCGCGGTGGCGTATCTCACCGGTGTGCTGGGCGCCGACCTCGGTGTGATGCTCTCCGCGAGCCACAACGCCATGCCGGACAACGGACTGAAGTTCCTCGCGCGCGGCGGGCACAAGCTCGACGACGAGCTGGAGGAGCGGATCGAGAAGGTCTACGACGAGCACCGCACCGGCGCTCCCTGGGACCGCCCGACCGGCTCGGGCGTCGGCCGGGTCCGGCACTACAACGAGGGGTTCGACCAGTACGTCGCGCATCTCATCGGCGTGCTCCCGAACCGGCTCGACGGGCTGAAGATCGTCCTCGACGAGGCGCACGGTGCCGCGTCCCGGGTCTCGCCGGAGGCGTTCTCGCGGGCCGGTGCCGAGGTCGTCACGATCGGCGCGGACCCGAACGGGCTGAACATCAACGACGGTTGCGGCTCGACCCACCTGGGTCTGCTCAAGGCCGCCGTCGTCGAGCACGGCGCGGACTTCGGCATCGCGCACGACGGTGACGCCGACCGCTGCCTGGCTGTGGACCACACCGGTGAAGAGGTCGACGGGGACCAGATCATGGCCGTGATCGCGCTGGCGATGCGGGAGCGTTCCGCACTGCGCTCCGACACCGTCGTCGCGACCGTCATGTCGAACCTCGGCTTCAAACTGGCCATGGAGCGTGAGGGGTTGACCCTCGTCCAGACCGCGGTCGGTGACCGCTACGTCCTGGAGGAGATGAAGGAGCACGGCTACGCGCTGGGCGGCGAGCAGTCCGGGCACGTCATCATCCTGGATCACGCGACGACCGGTGACGGCACGTTGACCGGGCTGATGCTGGCGGCGCGGGTCGCCGACACCGGTCGTACGCTCAAGGACCTCGCGTCCGTGATGACGCGGCTGCCGCAGGTGCTCATCAATGTGCCGGATGTGGACCGCACCCGGGTGGGTACGTCTGCGGATCTGGCGGCCGCGGTCGCTGAGGCGGAGCGTGAACTCGGGTCTACGGGGCGGGTGTTGCTGCGGCCGTCGGGTACCGAGCCGTTGGTGCGGGTGATGGTGGAGGCCGCGGATATCGACCAGGCTCGGTCGGTGGCGGGGCGGTTGGCGGATGCGGTGAAGTCGGCGCTGGGGTAGTTCCTGGTTCCTGGTTCCTGGTTCCTGGTTCCTGGTCGGGGGTGGGGGATCTGTGCGGTGCGGGCCGCGGGTTCGTTGTGGCTGGTCGCGCAGTTCCCCGCGCCCCTTGAGGGGGTTCCGTATCCGGTTGGCCGCGCGTAGGTCCCCGCGCCCCTGACCGGGTCATGCTCGGCGGCGTTGTGTCGACCAGAGCCATTTCTGGGTCAGCAAGGTCAAGGTGCCTGCCAGGACGATGCCCAGCAGGTTCAGGAGCAGTTGTTCCGTCGAGCCCCACGCCTGTCGGTACTCGTTGTAGGCGAAGGCCACGGCCGCGTTCGCCGCGGCCGGGACCGTGGTGACCGAGATGGCCACACCTACCAGGAGGCCCGACTTCGCCGAGGTCAGAGAGAGGGTGCCGGCGATGCCGGCGAGGACCGCCACGACGAAGGAGAAGGCGTCGGGCTGGTAGATGAAGTTGGTGTTGGGGCGCTCGGCCTCCAGCCTGACCTTGGTGAACAGGTCCACGGCGTCCATGAAGTGGCTGAAGCCGACCGTGACCAGCATGGCGACGGCGAAGCCGACTAGCAGCGCGATCAGGGAGCGCAGGGCGAGGCGGGGCGCGCGGCGCGCGATCGCCGTGCAGATGCCGGCCAGCGGGCCGAACTCCGGGCCGACCGCCATCGCGCCGACGATCAGGATCGCGTTGTCGAGCACCACACCGCAGGCCGCGAGCATCGTGGCGAGGGTGATGAAGGCGACGTAGGTGATCGAGAGCGTCGACTCCTCGTGCGACGCGTCGGCGAGGTGCTCCCACAGCACCGCGTCCGCGCCTTCGCCGGGTGCGTCGTCCTGGGCCCGGTCCGCCCGCTCCGACAGCGACAGGTCGATGTTCTCGACGGCGATCGAACCGGTCTGGTCCAGCCCCAACTGCCGTAGCGCGCCGATGAGTTCGTCGCCGGCCTCGCGGGCGACGTCGCACATGACGACATCGCCGGCCGGGTTGCGGGCGGCGCCGGTCATGACGACGAGGTGTGCGGTGCCGACCGTCGTCTCGATGAGTCGGACCACGTCGTCGGTGCGGTCGGCGGGGGTGATGAGGCGCAGGTGCAGCATGACGCCCTTTCTAACAGGCGCCCGGCGTTGGTCTACAGCTTGCGCAGGCTGAGCCGTTGGACCTTGTGGTCGGTGCCCTTGCGGATGACGAGGGTGGCGCGGCCCCGGGTGGGGGCGATGTTCTCCACCAGGTTGGGCTTGTTGATGGTGCGCCAGAGGGTGCGGGCGTAGTCGACGGCCTCGTCCTCGGAGACCTGGGTGTACTTGCGGAAGTACGAGTCGGGGTTCTGGAACGCGGTGGCGCGCAGCTTGCGGAACCGGTTCAGGTACCAGCGCTCGATGTCCTCGGCGCTCGCGTCGACGTACACACTGAAGTCGAAGTAGTCGGCGAGCCCGACGCGGGTCCGGCCGTCCTTGCCCGGGAGCGCGGGCTGGAGCACGTTCAGCCCCTCGACGATCAGGATGTCCGGGCGGCGGACCGTGAGCCGCTGATCGGGGACGATGTCGTAGATCAGGTGGGAGTAGACGGGGGCGGTGACCTCGTCCTTGCCCGCCTTGATGTCGGCGACGAAACGGGTGAGCGCGCGGCGGTCGTACGACTCGGGGAAGCCCTTGCGCGACATGAGCCCGCGGGCTTCCAGTTCGCGGGTGGGGAGCAGGAACCCGTCGGTGGTGACCAGCTCGACGCGGGGGTGCTCGGGCCAGCGGGAGAGCAGCGCCTGGAGGAGGCGTGCGACGGTCGACTTCCCTACGGCCACCGACCCCGCGACGCCTATGACGAACGGCGTGCCGGACTGGGAGCCCTGCTCGCCCAGGAAGGTGTTCAGCGCGTTTCTCAGGCCGTCCGTGGCGCCGACGTAGAGGTTGAGGAGTCTGGACAGCGGGAGGTAGATGTCACGCACCTCGTCGAGGTCGATGACATCGCCCAGGCCGCGCAGCTTCTCGACCTCCTCGGCGGTGAGCGGCAGCGGCGTCTTGTCGCGCAGCGCGCTCCACTCGGCTCGGGTGAGGTCGACGTAGGGAGTCGCCTCCGGCTTGTGCCGGTGGGCGCTCCGGGGCATCGGGGAGACCGGAGAGATCACAGTCCATTGTTAACGGAGTTTGAACGGGGTGGTGGGTGGGGTGCGTCACGTGGGGTGCGGAGGCCTGGTCCGGCTCAGGTCGGCATCCGTCGGCACGCGGCGAGCGTGAACTCTCCGTAACTGTCCGCGAGCTTCTCCATGAGCCCGCCGTCGACAACTCCCGGGTTCCACGCGAAGACGGGGTACTCGCCGTTCGCGTCGGGCCGGGAGGTGTCGAGTACGACCCGTATCCACACGTCGTCGAGCAGGACCACCATCAGCTCCGGCGGCAGGCCGGCGGCCCGGGCGTCGAGGGTCTCGGCCACGGAGCCCAGGAGCACGTCTCCGGCGAGCTCGGTCCGGTAGACGCCGAGGAACTCGGTGGGCGGCACCTCCCAGGTACCGAACTCCTCGATCAGCAGGCGGTACGACGGCGGGAACGTGAGCCCCAGCTCGCGCTCGGCGCGGGCGATGGTGCCGGGGGAGCAGCCGTCGTGGTGCCGTGCGTCGTCCCTGTGGGCGCGGACCAGGCGGATGACCTGCCGGCTCGCTTCGAGAGGTGTCATCAGCCCGTCACCGGGACCGTCGGTCATGGGAACTCCGGGGCGG
The nucleotide sequence above comes from Streptomyces sp. N50. Encoded proteins:
- the rplM gene encoding 50S ribosomal protein L13 produces the protein MRTYSPKPGDVTRQWHVIDAQDIVLGRLATTAANLLRGKHKPTYAPHMDMGDFVIIINADKVHLSGNKKTQKLAYRHSGYPGGLRSVRYDELLAKNPEKAVEKAIKGMIPKNTLGRQMISKLKVYSGDQHPHAAQQPVPFEITQVAQ
- the rpsI gene encoding 30S ribosomal protein S9; amino-acid sequence: MAETTVEQPVEETETELVDIESYTTESDVPVEGEYTSESLAGRFGDPQPAAGLGRRKNAIARVRIVPGTGKWKVNGRTLEDYFPNKVHQQEVNEPFKVLELDGRYDVIARISGGGVSGQAGALRLGVARALNEADVDNNRAALKKAGYLRRDDRAVERKKAGLKKARKAPQYSKR
- the glmM gene encoding phosphoglucosamine mutase codes for the protein MGRLFGTDGVRGVANADLTAEMALGLSVAAAHVLAEAGTFAGHRATAVVGRDPRASGEFLEAAVVAGLASSGVDVLLVGVLPTPAVAYLTGVLGADLGVMLSASHNAMPDNGLKFLARGGHKLDDELEERIEKVYDEHRTGAPWDRPTGSGVGRVRHYNEGFDQYVAHLIGVLPNRLDGLKIVLDEAHGAASRVSPEAFSRAGAEVVTIGADPNGLNINDGCGSTHLGLLKAAVVEHGADFGIAHDGDADRCLAVDHTGEEVDGDQIMAVIALAMRERSALRSDTVVATVMSNLGFKLAMEREGLTLVQTAVGDRYVLEEMKEHGYALGGEQSGHVIILDHATTGDGTLTGLMLAARVADTGRTLKDLASVMTRLPQVLINVPDVDRTRVGTSADLAAAVAEAERELGSTGRVLLRPSGTEPLVRVMVEAADIDQARSVAGRLADAVKSALG
- a CDS encoding DUF389 domain-containing protein, producing the protein MLHLRLITPADRTDDVVRLIETTVGTAHLVVMTGAARNPAGDVVMCDVAREAGDELIGALRQLGLDQTGSIAVENIDLSLSERADRAQDDAPGEGADAVLWEHLADASHEESTLSITYVAFITLATMLAACGVVLDNAILIVGAMAVGPEFGPLAGICTAIARRAPRLALRSLIALLVGFAVAMLVTVGFSHFMDAVDLFTKVRLEAERPNTNFIYQPDAFSFVVAVLAGIAGTLSLTSAKSGLLVGVAISVTTVPAAANAAVAFAYNEYRQAWGSTEQLLLNLLGIVLAGTLTLLTQKWLWSTQRRRA
- the coaA gene encoding type I pantothenate kinase, whose translation is MPRSAHRHKPEATPYVDLTRAEWSALRDKTPLPLTAEEVEKLRGLGDVIDLDEVRDIYLPLSRLLNLYVGATDGLRNALNTFLGEQGSQSGTPFVIGVAGSVAVGKSTVARLLQALLSRWPEHPRVELVTTDGFLLPTRELEARGLMSRKGFPESYDRRALTRFVADIKAGKDEVTAPVYSHLIYDIVPDQRLTVRRPDILIVEGLNVLQPALPGKDGRTRVGLADYFDFSVYVDASAEDIERWYLNRFRKLRATAFQNPDSYFRKYTQVSEDEAVDYARTLWRTINKPNLVENIAPTRGRATLVIRKGTDHKVQRLSLRKL
- a CDS encoding SMI1/KNR4 family protein, whose translation is MTDGPGDGLMTPLEASRQVIRLVRAHRDDARHHDGCSPGTIARAERELGLTFPPSYRLLIEEFGTWEVPPTEFLGVYRTELAGDVLLGSVAETLDARAAGLPPELMVVLLDDVWIRVVLDTSRPDANGEYPVFAWNPGVVDGGLMEKLADSYGEFTLAACRRMPT